One Elephas maximus indicus isolate mEleMax1 chromosome X, mEleMax1 primary haplotype, whole genome shotgun sequence DNA segment encodes these proteins:
- the NBDY gene encoding negative regulator of P-body association has product MGDQPCASGRSTLPPRNTRETKPPKKGCLLAPRWDYPEGTPNGGNTPLPSAPSSTSPGLKSHPPPSEK; this is encoded by the coding sequence ATGGGGGACCAGCCTTGTGCCTCCGGGAGATCCACGCTCCCACCTCGAAACACGCGGGAAACCAAGCCTCCAAAAAAGGGCTGCCTCCTAGCTCCGCGGTGGGATTATCCTGAAGGAACCCCCAACGGAGGTAATACCCCTCTACCCTCCGCACCATCTTCGACATCACCCGGCTTGAAGTCGCACCCTCCTCCTTCGGAGAAGTAG